ACTCAAGCGGAACCAGACGGCCTAACAACTAAAGATGGTGATAAAATCCCAGCCCAAATAATGGTTTGGGCAGCTGGTATTAAAGCTCCTGATTTTATTAAGGATATAGCTGGACTTGAGACGAATCGTATTAATCAGTTAGTAGTAAAAGAGACCCTGCAAACGACTCGTGATGAGCAGATATTTGTCATTGGTGACCTAGCTCAGTGTACGCAAAAAGATGGTAAATTTGTTCCGCCAAGGGCGCAAGCAGCCCACCAGATGGCAAGCCATGCCTATAAAAATATTATGGCGATGATGAACAATAAACCGCTTACAAATTATACTTACAATGACCGTGGCTCATTAGTATCGTTAAGCCGATTCTCTACCGTAGGCAGTTTAATGGGGAACTTGACTAAGGGGTCTATGATGATCGAGGGGCGTATTGCTCGCGTAGCGTATATATCATTGTATCGAATGCATCAAATGGCACTTCATGGCACCTTTAAAACAGCACTTATGATGTTAGTGGGTCGAATTAACCGTGTATTGCGTCCAAACCTTAAGCTTCACTAACTCTTTCCAGTTACCAGTTTGAAAAAACCTCAATAATTACATCTTAATTATTGAGGTTTTTTGTACCCTAATCCACTTCCTAGCGAAACAATAAATACCAAAAACAAAACGGGACACACACCATAATTAAGGTGTGTGTCCCGTTTAATTTGTTGCAAGCGGTGTAATCAACATCTCAGGACAGGCACCTGATTAAGTGTTAACTACTGAGGTGCCTGTCCCATCTAGATATTTAGAGATTAGTTTTTTCCGCTAGTTGGACGAGATAATCGGCAATGGCTTCCATCCCTGACTTAGGTAACCCAGCTCGGGTTTCTGCCTTTGAATTGTAATTAGTATTGGTGTTCACATCATAAGAGTACCACTTGCCGCTTGCGTCACAAATAACCTCAATTCCTGCAATATCGATATGATTGTCGGACAAAAAGCGCTCATGCTGTTTGATTAGAGGATAGCTATCTAGTTGCGTTGTAACTTCAAATTTTTCGGCTGTGTGATTCTGTGATGGTTGCTCGTGTTCAAATGCAGGGCAGAACGTATTTTCAATAGCGCACCCATCTGCCGGGCAAAGCTCAAACCCACCTTCAGTTGAGACTTTAACCGCATATAGAAATTTTCCACCTACATATTCACAGCGAATAATGTAGGGCTGCTCTGATTGGATATATTCCTGAAGTAACCAGATCCCGTCGAGTGGGGCATCTTCCTTTAGCCTTCGAAGTGCGATCTTTAACTCATTGATTGAATTAAACTTCTCAACTCCGAGACCTTTACCACCTCGATTGGGTTTGATAATCAGCGGCCAAGTATTAAATTTTTCAGCGGCAGATACGATGAGCTCACTACCAACGACAGCTTGCGTTCTAGGTGTAGCAATGCCTGCTTTTTGCAGTGCTGCATATTGAGAAATTTTACATACTTCAAGGTCAATCACACCATTACCATTGACCACGGTAACATTGTGTAAGCTAAGCCATTTATCGATAACGCGTGTGAGTTCGGGTGCGTAGCGATGACCGCGGGTATGGGAGGAAGCGCTCATTCGATTATAGTAGATAGCATCTTCCGGGATAGAGTCAAACTCGATATGGGCTTGATTCACAAACCATGCTTTGGCTGGCACATTGAGTTTTTCAAAGGCGTGCTGGAGTGGGACGATCCATTCTTCGTTTTCGTGCAGAATATAGATGGGCTTCATACGCTTTCCTTAAATTTAGTTACCAATCCTTGATTGAATAGATTGCCAAATTTGTATGTAAAAGCCAGTAGCAATATGTGATTTAGTATATGAGATCAGCCTAATTTATAGCTTTAGTGTCTATGGTGTGAGTTAGGTTTATATAGAAGTGTGTGTCCCGTTGAGTTTTGAATGGAGCCACTACAGAGGTGTGTGTCCCTTTTGGTGCTTTTGGTGTTCTTTTGGTGATATGGGGATATAAAAAAGGCTGCCTTGTTAGGCAGCCTAGTGGGTATTGGGGGAGCTTAATTTTGTACTCGACGCACTTGAATTATCATGCCCATCAATGGGTTGTCTAGGTAATGGGTTTCACCACTGCGCATACGACGCTTCTGCTGCATGCGATAATCCTTGAGATAAGTAACGACCTCTTTTTTCGGAGATACGTCTTCTAGGTTACCCGATTGGACGGTATTGCTGCTTGTATCAGCAAGTACTGCAAAGTTTTCGCTATCCTTAAGTTCGTCAGGTTTGACTTCTTTAAAGGTTACGCTTTTTACGCTTGGTTCACGCAGATTTAGAGCGGTTTCAGCAAATAGGTAGTGTTGCACGTAGACTTGAAGCTTTCCGTCTAGCTCATAAAGTGGTTTTACAACCGATGAGCCATCAAGGGCTTTGCCGCTCTTTTCACTACCAATTTTGGTGCCATCTGGATGAAACTCTTTTGAGAAGTCATGCCCAGCTTGGATATGGAATTTAGGAGCACTAGCGCGTCCGTTATCACCTTGGCGCCATGCCTTATGCAACAGTACCTCAAATCCAGCATGTTGCTTGAGCTTATCGCGTTCTTTCAGCAACTTATAGTGGCTGTACGATAGCATTTGCGCGCCTTTCTTTTGGCGATAGGCGTGGTTGCTAAACGGTTCTACACCGGTCATATCGATCTTCGGTGGAGTCTCAGGCCAAGATTCTTGAGTTTTCTCGGCGTCAACCACGCGCTTGAAGATCAGTACTTCAACATCAAATTGTCTCCCTTTTGCCATAGCTAGACTAGGTAGCAGTACTAGCGATAGTAGTAGTGGGATAAATTTCTTCATTTTGGCTCCATAGCTTGTTTATTGCCGTTTATCTTAATGAATTGTATCAGTTTTTCACGAACTCGCAGAATTGATTTAAGCGGCTCGGTTTTGAGCGAAGCGATCAATGAGGTCGACAACAAAATTAATCCGCTCCCGCCTGTCTGCGAGTGGCTGGATAAACTTGATTTTAGTCGGCCCATCCATGGCATATTTCTGGGGTTCTGATTGTAACAGTTTAACCAAATACATTGGGTTAATGTCAGCATCGGGATAAAACTCTAGGTAGCCGCCTTTTTCATGTGCTTCAACCTTATCGATCTTAATCGTTGCCGCAGCCAGTCTTATCTTCGCAACCTGCAATAGGTTCTGAGTTGCATCAGGTAGAGGACCGAATCTATCTATAAGCTCTACTTTCAACTCGGTTAGTTGATTATGGTTCGCTACGCTAGCAATACGCTTGTATAGCGATAGACGGGTGTTTATGTCTGGAATGAAATCTTCAGGGAGTAGGGCTGGAATACGTAACTCTACCTCGGTTTGCTCGCGTAATAGGTCATCTAGTGATGGCTCTTTGCCTTCTTTTAGCGCCGCTACGGCTTGCTCTAACATCTCCATATATAGAGTAAAGCCAACCGAATGGATTTGACCACTTTGTTCATCCCCCAGTAATTCACCTGCGCCACGGATCTCAAGGTCGTGGGTCGCTAGCGTGAACCCTGCGCCTAAGTCCTCTAAAGATGCGATAGCCTCGAGGCGTTTAGCGGCATCTTTGCTTATTGCTTTAGGGTGTGGGGTCAGCATATAGGCATAAGCTTGGTGATGTGAGCGTCCTACACGGCCACGTAATTGATGCATCTGAGCCAGACCAAGATTATCCGCTCGATTCATAATAATGGTATTGGCAGTCGGTACATCGATACCCGTTTCAATAATGGTAGTACACACCAGCAGATTGAATCTTTGGTGGTAGAAGTCATTCATTACCGTTTCCAGTTCCCGCTCGCGCATTTGTCCGTGTGCGGTGGTTACTCTCGCTTCTGGAATGAGCTTAGTAAGATCATCGGCGACTTTTTGAATGGTTTCAACCTGATTGTGTAGGAAGTAAACCTGTCCACCACGCATAATTTCACGC
Above is a genomic segment from Vibrio gallicus containing:
- a CDS encoding peptidoglycan binding protein CsiV, whose translation is MKKFIPLLLSLVLLPSLAMAKGRQFDVEVLIFKRVVDAEKTQESWPETPPKIDMTGVEPFSNHAYRQKKGAQMLSYSHYKLLKERDKLKQHAGFEVLLHKAWRQGDNGRASAPKFHIQAGHDFSKEFHPDGTKIGSEKSGKALDGSSVVKPLYELDGKLQVYVQHYLFAETALNLREPSVKSVTFKEVKPDELKDSENFAVLADTSSNTVQSGNLEDVSPKKEVVTYLKDYRMQQKRRMRSGETHYLDNPLMGMIIQVRRVQN
- a CDS encoding ATP-grasp domain-containing protein → MKPIYILHENEEWIVPLQHAFEKLNVPAKAWFVNQAHIEFDSIPEDAIYYNRMSASSHTRGHRYAPELTRVIDKWLSLHNVTVVNGNGVIDLEVCKISQYAALQKAGIATPRTQAVVGSELIVSAAEKFNTWPLIIKPNRGGKGLGVEKFNSINELKIALRRLKEDAPLDGIWLLQEYIQSEQPYIIRCEYVGGKFLYAVKVSTEGGFELCPADGCAIENTFCPAFEHEQPSQNHTAEKFEVTTQLDSYPLIKQHERFLSDNHIDIAGIEVICDASGKWYSYDVNTNTNYNSKAETRAGLPKSGMEAIADYLVQLAEKTNL